The following coding sequences are from one bacterium SCSIO 12741 window:
- a CDS encoding glycosyltransferase, whose product MPYFTEILGVITSLIISIVLKFKDSLKPKVLFLYTEIAEYFIACASELANQAEVHIVRWPLNSEAPFQFSNLDKLHLYSRKDFDHPQLIELAEQINPDIIICSGWVDKGYLEVCKRFKGAIPTLISMDNHWKGTLKQWVARLAFPFTIGKLFSHAWVPGAPQRNYALKLSFKPQEILTGFYSADMKLMDKLREDNLKQKKNTIPKRFLYLGRYVPQKGLTILWDAFKQYRQEGGQWELWCAGTGDLWDTRLEMEGLRHLGFVQPQEFNQILGETSVYILPSNIEPWGVSVQEMAACGMPMILSDKIGSKDAFLEEGKNGFSFRHDQVAELKALMHKFDSMGNEEWQEMSQHGIQLAQKITPQSWAQNLLTLVNSN is encoded by the coding sequence ATGCCTTATTTTACCGAAATATTGGGTGTGATAACTTCCTTAATTATTAGTATTGTGCTCAAATTCAAGGATAGCTTGAAACCCAAAGTCCTCTTTTTATATACCGAAATCGCCGAGTACTTTATTGCTTGTGCGAGTGAGTTAGCCAATCAAGCGGAAGTTCATATTGTGAGATGGCCGCTGAATTCGGAAGCGCCCTTTCAATTTTCTAACCTGGATAAGCTTCATTTGTATTCCAGAAAAGATTTCGATCACCCTCAACTCATTGAGTTGGCTGAGCAAATTAATCCGGATATTATTATCTGTTCGGGCTGGGTGGACAAAGGTTACCTGGAGGTTTGCAAACGATTTAAGGGAGCCATTCCCACCCTCATTTCAATGGACAACCATTGGAAGGGAACGTTAAAGCAATGGGTTGCCCGATTGGCTTTTCCCTTTACCATTGGCAAGTTGTTTTCACATGCCTGGGTGCCTGGTGCTCCTCAGCGCAATTATGCCCTCAAGCTCTCTTTTAAACCTCAAGAAATTCTAACCGGATTTTACTCCGCAGACATGAAGCTCATGGACAAGCTGCGAGAGGACAATCTGAAGCAAAAAAAGAATACCATTCCCAAACGCTTTCTTTACTTGGGGAGGTATGTGCCTCAAAAAGGCCTGACCATTCTTTGGGATGCCTTTAAACAATACCGGCAGGAGGGAGGACAATGGGAACTTTGGTGTGCCGGAACCGGAGATCTTTGGGATACCCGATTGGAAATGGAGGGGCTTCGACATTTGGGATTTGTTCAGCCTCAAGAGTTTAATCAGATTCTGGGAGAAACAAGCGTCTACATCTTACCGAGCAATATTGAGCCTTGGGGAGTGAGTGTACAGGAAATGGCGGCTTGTGGTATGCCTATGATATTGAGTGATAAAATTGGTTCCAAAGATGCCTTTTTGGAAGAAGGAAAAAATGGATTCTCCTTCCGACACGATCAAGTAGCCGAGCTTAAAGCCTTGATGCATAAGTTTGATTCAATGGGCAACGAGGAATGGCAGGAAATGAGCCAACACGGTATTCAACTTGCTCAAAAAATTACGCCTCAATCCTGGGCACAAAATCTTCTAACTTTGGTAAATTCCAACTGA